A genomic stretch from Caloenas nicobarica isolate bCalNic1 chromosome 3, bCalNic1.hap1, whole genome shotgun sequence includes:
- the SPACA1 gene encoding sperm acrosome membrane-associated protein 1 translates to MAGRLGLLLALLLSLLPASAAECNLTDSSGEAAEAPEGSAGALQGSTEPPEGSAELGLNATEVEIGVCSVTCGIGIREVLLTSGCPGTEEKCIVRVEECRGPVDCGWGIPIPEGPACVKMPCISISPENQFTYVWKMLIANKTSHLLLNDSAVLKVCRDTHSLIFQCETWKNGNTIASVKYRVYAATGMQTMKPRTIETNPLRKKMLDTILVFCLITGVIVIALEIFAMIFIVVFWGVIKSVWQLKSEQDKKLANKK, encoded by the exons ATGGCGGGGCGCCtgggcctgctcctggccctgctcctgtctCTGCTCCCGGCCTCTGCGGCAGAGTGCAACCTGACCGACAGCAgcggggaggcggcggaggCCCCGGAGGGAAGCGCCGGGGCCCTGCAGGGGAGCACCGAGCCCCCGGAGGGGAGCGCCGAGCTGG GTTTGAATGCCACGGAAGTAGAAATTGGAGTATGCTCAGTTACATGTG GGATTGGCATTCGAGAAGTTCTGCTAACTAGTGGATGCCCTGGGACCGAAGAAAAATGTATTGTCCGTGTGGAGGAATGCCGGGGGCCAGTAGACTGTGGAT GGGGAATACCAATTCCAGAGGGCCCTGCCTGTGTGAAGATGCCTTGTATTTCTATATCTCCTGAAAATCAATTTACATATGTTTGGAAGATGTTAATTGCAAACAAG ACATCACACCTGCTTCTCAATGATTCAGCTGTTCTGAAAGTTTGCAGAGATACCCATTCACTTATTTTCCAGTGTGAAActtggaaaaatggaaatacaatTGCCTCTGTAAAATACAGAGTCTACGCAGCAACTG gaaTGCAAACAATGAAGCCAAGGACAATAGAAACGAAcccattaaggaaaaaaatgctagaTACCATTCTGGTCTTTTGCCTGATAACTGGAGTCATTGTGATTGCTCTTGAGATCTTTGCCATGATctttattgttgttttctg ggGTGTTATAAAATCTGTTTGGCAATTAAAATCTGAGCAAGACAAGAAGCTGGCCAACAAAAAATAG